The following proteins are encoded in a genomic region of Hydra vulgaris chromosome 05, alternate assembly HydraT2T_AEP:
- the LOC136071783 gene encoding putative neuropeptide Y receptor type 6, with amino-acid sequence MDLESLSSHQLINNTEILNFTCPQGEFPKEITRWFKSLLYTVYALTFFIGFIGNVLVCVVIKQHTRKRIIHLLTFNLAICDLIVLLVYLPMETYQLYNKLDWGLGKVMCQILYPVNSCTVNASIYTLVVITRDRYIAVKQPMAARQRQVSSINRWIFGIWVFSFALTLPLLFVVNIVEDNSVSKKYCTENWPNPKLENVYWFTIFAIQFVVPLGFIVLTYFLIIFHLQSQNASCTYQNLLARDSENAKIGERLLSNVTPAFKKAEIKLKKLRENGSGINCMELRRKRQLNKILKMIFIWVLVYCICVLPQHTVYFAKFFNDFACYKYSNYISLITNYFMIVNSSINPIIYGVLNDEIKKGAKKLLLCRGFSKYFRRLLVPLDKRFWLICLRTKTLNSNNHSNKT; translated from the coding sequence ATGGATTTAGAAAGCTTATCTTCTCACCAACTTATCAATAACACTGAAATCCTGAACTTTACCTGTCCACAAGGAGAATTCCCTAAAGAGATAACTAGATGGTTTAAAAGCTTACTGTATACAGTGTACgcgttaacattttttattggttttatagGTAATGTACTAGTCTGTGTAGTTATCAAACAACATACAAGAAAGAGAATTATACATTTGCTAACTTTTAATTTGGCTATATGTGACTTAATTGTATTACTTGTGTACTTACCTATGGAAACGTATCAACTTTACAACAAATTGGATTGGGGGCTTGGAAAGGTAATGTGCCAAATTTTATATCCTGTAAATTCGTGTACTGTAAATGCATCAATATACACACTGGTTGTTATTACCAGAGATAGATACATTGCTGTCAAACAGCCTATGGCTGCCAGACAACGTCAAGTTTCTTCTATTAATCGTTGGATATTTGGCATATGGGTATTTTCTTTTGCATTAACATTACCGTTGCTTTTTGTAGTAAACATAGTTGAAGACAATAGtgtgtcaaaaaaatattgcaccGAAAACTGGCCTAATCCGAAATTGGAAAATGTCTACTGGTTTACAATATTTGCAATACAGTTTGTCGTACCACTAGGGTTTATTGTTTTAACATATTTCCtaataatatttcatttgcaATCCCAAAACGCATCGTGTACATACCAAAATTTATTAGCAAGAGATTCAGAAAACGCAAAGATTGGAGAACGACTGTTAAGTAACGTTACTccagcttttaaaaaagcagaaataaaacttaaaaaattaaggGAAAATGGTTCAGGAATAAACTGCATGGAGCTTCGAAGAAAAAGGCAGTTGAATAAAATTCTAAAGATGATTTTCATATGGGTACTTGTTTATTGCATATGTGTTTTGCCTCAACATACAGTTtactttgcaaaattttttaatgattttgcatGCTACAAATATTCTAACTATATTTCTTTAATCACTAACTATTTTATGATTGTTAACAGCTCCATTAATCCAATCATTTATGGAGTTTTAAATGATGAAATCAAAAAGGGCGCCAAAAAATTACTACTATGCAGAGGTTTTAGCAAATATTTTCGTCGTCTTCTTGTACCGCTAGATAAAAGATTTTGGTTGATTTGTCTTCGCACAAAAACTTTGAATTCCAATAACCATAgcaataaaacataa